The window CCTCTCGGTGTGTGGTTTACGTGATCGGAACCGGTGCAGAGCAGAACTTTCAGTGCTTCTCGGGCATTTAACAGGTTCCTGGCACATGGTAAAAATAATCAAAGAAACGTACTACCTGACGACGGTCTGTCCGAGTATCGCGTGCAGTAAACCCAAGCGGGCCACAGCATAGGCTGGCCGAGTTGCCCGCTTGAATTGGACTGTGAACTATCCGATTCTGAACCCAGGCACTGATCCACATTCTCCCCGCGGGTCTTCAGGGGCTCCTCGCTCTCTATCTCTGCCTTCTTTCCCCCAGCGCTCGTGTGCGTCGCGGAAGTCCCCTCCGCCGGCACAGTACTCCCCACCTGTCCCGTGCTAGGACCCGTAGGGTTGTGGTTTTCTCGCGCGCCGTGATCGCCCTCGTCGCGCGTGATGCTCGCTTCCTTCTTGCGGCCGAAGTCCGGTCGCAGGATGTTGTCGATGAAGAAGTTTGTGATGCGGTGCGGAAGCTGCAGGTTCCCCGGAGCTTGCAGGAGGGGTCGTATGGCGCTGTTGGACTCGTCCGCCGCTCCTCGCTGCTCCGCGTCTCTTGCGCTCTGCTCATTCTCATCCATGCTGAGACACACTTTCCACTTTCCGTCCTTAACCCTTTATCGCTCTCCCGCACTCAGGCAGTCGCACCCCGCTCCGCGGGCGACTCCGTCCACTTTGTTCACTTCGGGAAAATTTCAAAACTGAGCAAGAAAATCTGTCAGTGAGCTTTAGCGACAAGAAAAAGCCTTTGCGCACCGTGGTCACAAAGGAAAAACATAGTTACGCCTTCCAATCACGGAATGTTCTCTGTTTAAGCTTGATGGACCGTAACTTGCCAGTttggtgctgttttttttctgcgcAATGCAACTATCGGGACGTCAGTGGCTACTCTGAGGACAGAGAAGTGGGGCTCCTAACTGCTCCTGAAATACTTTCACTCCggatttttgttcttatttttaatacgAGCCCCCAGTGACGTTACACTCCGGTATCCTAGACACGTGCCTTCGACCAATAAAATAGTCAAGAGCTAGTCACATGGCCCTGATTCGAGAGTAACAGACAACACTCATCCTTGCACTTTTAAAGACACAGTGCTTCACCAAAATACAAATTCAGGCAGTGCCAAAAATGCAACCTGCATACTGAACACGGTCTTCACGTTTTAATCGTAGAGGTTTACTTGTAGCGTAGCTGTGTGTTCTCTGCATCGTTTAACCAGATTTGGTCAACTCACTCTTCGAATGCACTCACGAAACTAGTGAttgtaaaatgaaattgaaatttttctACTATTAACGCGATTGATTCATGTTGCGTTTTCTGAGAAGTCAAATAATGCATCGTATTATT is drawn from Puntigrus tetrazona isolate hp1 chromosome 7, ASM1883169v1, whole genome shotgun sequence and contains these coding sequences:
- the en2a gene encoding homeobox protein engrailed-2a isoform X1, with product MDENEQSARDAEQRGAADESNSAIRPLLQAPGNLQLPHRITNFFIDNILRPDFGRKKEASITRDEGDHGARENHNPTGPSTGQVGSTVPAEGTSATHTSAGGKKAEIESEEPLKTRGENVDQCLGSESDSSQSNSSGQLGQPMLWPAWVYCTRYSDRPSSGSPRSRKPKKKNANKEDKRPRTAFTAEQLQRLKAEFQTNRYLTEQRRQGLAQELGLNESQIKIWFQNKRAKIKKASGTKNTLALHLMAQGLYNHSTTSKDDKSDSD
- the en2a gene encoding homeobox protein engrailed-2a isoform X2, which produces MDENEQSARDAEQRGAADESNSAIRPLLQAPGNLQLPHRITNFFIDNILRPDFGRKKEASITRDEGDHGARENHNPTGPSTGQVGSTVPAEGTSATHTSAGGKKAEIESEEPLKTRGENVDQCLGSESDSSQSNSSGQLGQPMLWPAWVYCTRYSDRPSSGPRSRKPKKKNANKEDKRPRTAFTAEQLQRLKAEFQTNRYLTEQRRQGLAQELGLNESQIKIWFQNKRAKIKKASGTKNTLALHLMAQGLYNHSTTSKDDKSDSD